In one window of Miscanthus floridulus cultivar M001 chromosome 12, ASM1932011v1, whole genome shotgun sequence DNA:
- the LOC136498605 gene encoding asparagine--tRNA ligase, cytoplasmic 3-like: MDHLEPSISRTRISSILDAGDARVAEHVVVGGWVVEGREQGRGAFAFFKVSDGSCPAALQAVVEAGVLRGAPLARLTPMGTSLLLEGKLKKPLRNSKERVELHVDRVIEVGEVDDAYPLHKSMTKPENFRDLVHLRARTNTISTVARIRHYLAYLTHEYFHKSGFFYVHTPIITTSDCEGAGEMFQITTLFSQGDGTIPRKDDGKIAFENDFFKRQAFLTVSGQLQVETYACALSSVYTFGPTFRAENSHTSRHLAEFWMVEPEIAFANLQDVMNYAESYIQYLCKGLLEYCEKELEFMDKKCAENGTTATERLRLVSSTPFERISYTEAVNILKDAKEGMFENAIEWGNDLASEHESPLLFITTPKK; this comes from the exons ATGGATCACCTCGAGCCCTCGATCTCCCGCACCCGCATCAGCTCCATCCTTGACGCGGGGGACGCCCGCGTGGCCGAGCATGTGGTAGTCGGCGGCTGGGTCGTCGAAGGCCGCGAGCAGGGCCGCGGCGCGTTCGCTTTCTTCAAGGTAAGCGACGGCTCCTGCCCCGCCGCCCTCCAGGCCGTGGTGGAGGCCGGGGTACTGCGCGGCGCACCGCTCGCGCGCCTCACGCCCATGGGGACCTCCCTGCTCCTCGAGGGGAAGCTCAAGAAGCCCCTCCGGAACTCCAAGGAGCGCGTCGAGCTCCATGTCGATAGGGTAATCGAGGTCGGGGAGGTGGACGACGCGTACCCGCTGCACAAGAGCATGACAAAGCCTGAGAATTTCAGGGACTTGGTACACCTCCGTGCACGCACCAACACG ATAAGCACCGTTGCTCGGATAAGACATTACTTGGCCTATTTGACGCACGAGTATTTTCACAAGAGCGGTTTCTTTTATGTCCATACACCCATAATAACCACAAGTGATTGTGAGGGTGCTGGTGAGATGTTTCAGATCACAACTCTGTTCAGCCAGGGTGATGGAACTATTCCACGCAAGGATGATGGAAAAATTGCTTTTGAGAATGACTTCTTCAAGCGTCAAGCTTTCTTGACTGTGTCAGGCCAACTTCAGGTTGAGACTTATGCTTGTGCTCTAAGTAGTGTGTACACCTTTGGACCAACGTTCCGGGCAGAGAACTCACATACGTCGAGACATTTAGCAGAGTTTTGGATGGTTGAACCAGAAATTGCATTTGCAAACTTGCAG GATGTTATGAACTATGCGGAGAGCTACATACAATACCTATGCAAGGGGTTACTTGAGTATTGTGAAAAAGAACTGGAATTCATGGATAAGAAATGTGCTGAAAATGGTACAACTGCAACTGAGCGTCTGAGGCTTGTTTCTTCAACGCCTTTTGAACGCATTTCATATACAGAGGCTGTGAATATCTTAAAAGATGCAAAAGAGGGGATGTTCGAGAACGCTATTGAATGGGGCAATGATCTAGCATCTGAGCATGAAAG CCCGTTATTGTTTATAACTACCCCAAAGAAATAA
- the LOC136495877 gene encoding uncharacterized protein, translating to MDGFQELVQDIWNKPVASTQPLKRLHVKLSWVAKTIKRWRKEKVGDIMLQLTLVKEILLQLEATQEHRALTQEELQLRRRLKARSVGLAAIEKSRIGQKSRLTNIKCGDANTKLFHIRASSRARKNYIQCLHKDNGIALTHEDKEIVVGDYFKNHLGSMVPRPSTFLWSALGYNPRDLSQLEVPFTQEEIKETIFSMPGDKAPGPDSFTGVFFKYC from the coding sequence ATGGATGGGTTCCAAGAGCTGGTCCAAGATATCTGGAACAAGCCGGTGGCTTCTACCCAACCTCTCAAGCGCCTGCACGTCAAACTGTCCTGGGTAGCGAAGACTATCAAGCGGTGGCGAAAAGAAAAGGTAGGGGACATAATGCTACAACTCACGCTCGTCAAGGAGATCCTACTCCAGCTTGAGGCTACACAAGAACACAGAGCCCTCACCCAAGAAGAACTACAATTGAGACGTCGTCTGAAAGCTCGCAGTGTGGGTCTTGCAGCAATAGAGAAATCCAGAATCGGGCAAAAATCCCGCCTCACCAACATTAAATGTGGTGACGCCAACACAAAACTCTTCCACATTCGCGCAAGCTCAAGGGCCAGGAAGAACTATATCCAATGCCTGCATAAGGACAACGGGATTGCGCTCACACACGAAGATAAAGAAATCGTAGTTGGTGACTACTTCAAGAATCACCTTGGCTCTATGGTTCCAAGACCATCCACCTTCCTGTGGTCTGCTCTCGGCTATAATCCCCGCGACCTCTCTCAGCTGGAAGTACCCTTCACCCAAGAGGAAATCAAAGAGACAATCTTTTCCATGCCAGGAGATAAAGCGCCAGGCCCAGACAGCTTCACAGGGGTCTTCTTCAAATACTGCTAG